In the Oncorhynchus nerka isolate Pitt River linkage group LG2, Oner_Uvic_2.0, whole genome shotgun sequence genome, one interval contains:
- the LOC115142711 gene encoding synaptonemal complex protein 3-like isoform X2 gives MATHKGCALKGKAKGTKTTSGKPHMEDFNGSFNKENLQVEAETLRGRKRLSEADDDIDIDITKGGDMMTMLDRFGADINKAFLAKRKRLETFTKSSVKTSHQKIEQLWRVQQRDRSKVTEDYCTQFNAVFNQWDTDVQKSKDNEEKLLSMFQHQQKMFQHMRASQSQRLKTLKQLLEQYIQSLDTMEKTHISQQGAVQGELRQEMALFQKKILMDTQQQEMATVRKSLQTMLM, from the exons ATGGCAACTCACAAGGGATGTGCTCTGAAAGGCAAAGCAAAAGGCACTAAAACCACCTCAGGCAAACCCCATATGGAGGACTTCAATGGGAGTTTCAACAAAGAAAACCTTCAAG ttGAGGCTGAGACATTGAGAGGAAGGAAACGTCTCTCAGAGGCAGATGATGACATTGACATTGACATCACCAAAGG AGGGGATATGATGACCATGTTGGACAGATTTGGAG CGGACATCAACAAAGCTTTCCTGGCAAAACGCAAACGCTTGGAAACGTTCACCAAGTCCTCTGTGAAGACCAGCCATCAGAAGATTGAGCAGTTATGGAGGGTCCAACAAAGAGACAG GAGTAAAGTGACAGAAGACTACTGCACCCAGTTCAATGCAGTCTTCAACCAGTGGGACACAGATGTGCAAAAGTCCAAGGATAACGAGGAGAAACTACTG AGCATGTTCCAGCACCAGCAGAAAATGTTTCAGCACATGAGGGCCTCCCAAAGCCAGAGACTGAAGACTCTCAAGCAGCTGCTAGAGCAGTACATCCAG AGCCTTGATACAATGGAGAAGACCCATATCAGCCAGCAGGGTGCAGTACAGGGCGAGCTGCGCCAGGAAATGGCACTGTTTCAGAAAAAGATCCTCATGGACACA CAACAGCAAGAGATGGCTACAGTGCGCAAGTCTCTGCAGACGATGCTGATGTAA
- the LOC115142723 gene encoding choline/ethanolaminephosphotransferase 1-like isoform X1 translates to MSTTGYQQQQGGVRTRRGPVKERDPGQGVGMEAACWLAPGALRRLIELPTPPLDRQQLKRLEEHRYSSAGHSLLEPLMQCYWEWLVGHVPTWIAPNLITIVGLATNVFTTLVLVYYCPTATEQAPLWAYLLCAVGLFVYQSLDAIDGKQARRTNSSSPLGELFDHGCDSLSTVFVVLGTSIAVQLGTNPDWMFFCCFAGMFMFYCAHWQTYVSGTLRFGIIDVTEVQIFIIIMYLLAAVGGSAFWQSLIPVINIQMKIVPAICTFLGAIFSCTNYFRVIFTGGVGKNGSTIAGTSVLSPVLHIGSVIILAMMIYKKSAIQLFEKHPCVYILAFGFVSAKITNKLVVAHMTKSEMHLHDIAFLGPGLLFLDQYFNSFIDEYLVLWIAVILSFVDLVRYCVSVCNQIASHLHIFVFRIKPLTPSTLQ, encoded by the exons ATGAGCACCACTGGGTACCAGCAGCAGCAGGGGGGTGTTCGGACACGCCGAGGCCCAGTCAAGGAGAGGGATCCTGGGCAGGGTGTGGGCATGGAGGCGGCCTGCTGGCTGGCCCCTGGAGCCCTGCGCAGGCTGATTGAGCTGCCCACTCCCCCGCTCGACCGCCAACAGCTGAAGAGACTGGAGGAACACAG GTACAGCAGTGCAGGTCACTCCCTGCTGGAGCCTCTGATGCAGTGCTACTGGGAGTGGCTGGTGGGCCATGTACCCACTTGGATTGCCCCCAACCTCATCACCATCGTGGGCCTGGCCACCAATGTATTCACCACCCTGGTGCTGGTCTACTACTGCCCCACTGCCACTGAACAG GCACCGCTGTGGGCATACCTGCTGTGTGCGGTGGGCCTGTTTGTGTACCAATCACTGGATGCCATTGATGGGAAGCAGGCCAGACGAACTAATAGCAGCTCTCCGCTGGGTGAACTGTTTGACCACGGCTGTGACTCCCTCTCCACAG tgttTGTGGTCCTGGGCACCAGTATAGCAGTGCAGCTGGGCACCAACCCTGACTGGATGTTCTTCTGCTGTTTCGCTGGCATGTTCATGTTCTACTGTGCCCACTGGCAGACATACGTCTCCGGCACCCTGCGCTTCGGCAT CATTGACGTGACTGAGGTGCAAATCTTCATTATAATCATGTATTTGCTGGCCGCCGTGGGAGGATCCGCTTTTTGGCAGTCACTG ATCCCAGTCATAAACATCCAGATGAAAATAGTTCCAGCCATCTGCACTTTCTTAGGGGCTATCTTTTCCTGTACTAATTACTTCCGGGTTATATTTACCGGAGGTGTGGGCAAAAATGGATCAACAATAGCA ggaaCCAGTGTCCTATCTCCCGTGTTACATATAGGCTCAGTAATAATACTGGCCATGATGATCTATAAGAAGTCCGCTATCCAGCTCTTTGAGAAGCACCCCTGTGTTTATATCCTGGCCTTTGGTTTTGTGTCAGCCAAGATCACCAACAAATTAGTT GTAGCACATATGACAAAGAGTGAGATGCATCTACATGATATAGCATTCCTGGGGCCAGGCCTGCTGTTCCTGGACCAGTATTTCAACAGTTTTATTGATGAATACCTGGTGCTGTGGATTGCAgtg ATCCTGTCTTTCGTTGACTTGGTGCGTTACTGTGTCAGTGTTTGCAACCAGATCGCCTCCCATCTTCACATCTTTGTCTTCAGAATCAAGCCATTGACCCCCTCAACCCTTCAGTGA
- the LOC115142723 gene encoding choline/ethanolaminephosphotransferase 1-like isoform X2, translating into MSTTGYQQQQGGVRTRRGPVKERDPGQGVGMEAACWLAPGALRRLIELPTPPLDRQQLKRLEEHRYSSAGHSLLEPLMQCYWEWLVGHVPTWIAPNLITIVGLATNVFTTLVLVYYCPTATEQAPLWAYLLCAVGLFVYQSLDAIDGKQARRTNSSSPLGELFDHGCDSLSTVFVVLGTSIAVQLGTNPDWMFFCCFAGMFMFYCAHWQTYVSGTLRFGIFDITELQICLALLQMLTATVGPFLWNVTIPVINIQMKIVPAICTFLGAIFSCTNYFRVIFTGGVGKNGSTIAGTSVLSPVLHIGSVIILAMMIYKKSAIQLFEKHPCVYILAFGFVSAKITNKLVVAHMTKSEMHLHDIAFLGPGLLFLDQYFNSFIDEYLVLWIAVILSFVDLVRYCVSVCNQIASHLHIFVFRIKPLTPSTLQ; encoded by the exons ATGAGCACCACTGGGTACCAGCAGCAGCAGGGGGGTGTTCGGACACGCCGAGGCCCAGTCAAGGAGAGGGATCCTGGGCAGGGTGTGGGCATGGAGGCGGCCTGCTGGCTGGCCCCTGGAGCCCTGCGCAGGCTGATTGAGCTGCCCACTCCCCCGCTCGACCGCCAACAGCTGAAGAGACTGGAGGAACACAG GTACAGCAGTGCAGGTCACTCCCTGCTGGAGCCTCTGATGCAGTGCTACTGGGAGTGGCTGGTGGGCCATGTACCCACTTGGATTGCCCCCAACCTCATCACCATCGTGGGCCTGGCCACCAATGTATTCACCACCCTGGTGCTGGTCTACTACTGCCCCACTGCCACTGAACAG GCACCGCTGTGGGCATACCTGCTGTGTGCGGTGGGCCTGTTTGTGTACCAATCACTGGATGCCATTGATGGGAAGCAGGCCAGACGAACTAATAGCAGCTCTCCGCTGGGTGAACTGTTTGACCACGGCTGTGACTCCCTCTCCACAG tgttTGTGGTCCTGGGCACCAGTATAGCAGTGCAGCTGGGCACCAACCCTGACTGGATGTTCTTCTGCTGTTTCGCTGGCATGTTCATGTTCTACTGTGCCCACTGGCAGACATACGTCTCCGGCACCCTGCGCTTCGGCAT ATTTGATATTACAGAGTTACAGATCTGTCTAGCGCTGTTACAGATGCTGACAGCCACTGTAGGCCCCTTCTTGTGGAACGTGACG ATCCCAGTCATAAACATCCAGATGAAAATAGTTCCAGCCATCTGCACTTTCTTAGGGGCTATCTTTTCCTGTACTAATTACTTCCGGGTTATATTTACCGGAGGTGTGGGCAAAAATGGATCAACAATAGCA ggaaCCAGTGTCCTATCTCCCGTGTTACATATAGGCTCAGTAATAATACTGGCCATGATGATCTATAAGAAGTCCGCTATCCAGCTCTTTGAGAAGCACCCCTGTGTTTATATCCTGGCCTTTGGTTTTGTGTCAGCCAAGATCACCAACAAATTAGTT GTAGCACATATGACAAAGAGTGAGATGCATCTACATGATATAGCATTCCTGGGGCCAGGCCTGCTGTTCCTGGACCAGTATTTCAACAGTTTTATTGATGAATACCTGGTGCTGTGGATTGCAgtg ATCCTGTCTTTCGTTGACTTGGTGCGTTACTGTGTCAGTGTTTGCAACCAGATCGCCTCCCATCTTCACATCTTTGTCTTCAGAATCAAGCCATTGACCCCCTCAACCCTTCAGTGA
- the LOC115142711 gene encoding synaptonemal complex protein 3-like isoform X1: protein MATHKGCALKGKAKGTKTTSGKPHMEDFNGSFNKENLQVVEAETLRGRKRLSEADDDIDIDITKGGDMMTMLDRFGADINKAFLAKRKRLETFTKSSVKTSHQKIEQLWRVQQRDRSKVTEDYCTQFNAVFNQWDTDVQKSKDNEEKLLSMFQHQQKMFQHMRASQSQRLKTLKQLLEQYIQSLDTMEKTHISQQGAVQGELRQEMALFQKKILMDTQQQEMATVRKSLQTMLM from the exons ATGGCAACTCACAAGGGATGTGCTCTGAAAGGCAAAGCAAAAGGCACTAAAACCACCTCAGGCAAACCCCATATGGAGGACTTCAATGGGAGTTTCAACAAAGAAAACCTTCAAG tagttGAGGCTGAGACATTGAGAGGAAGGAAACGTCTCTCAGAGGCAGATGATGACATTGACATTGACATCACCAAAGG AGGGGATATGATGACCATGTTGGACAGATTTGGAG CGGACATCAACAAAGCTTTCCTGGCAAAACGCAAACGCTTGGAAACGTTCACCAAGTCCTCTGTGAAGACCAGCCATCAGAAGATTGAGCAGTTATGGAGGGTCCAACAAAGAGACAG GAGTAAAGTGACAGAAGACTACTGCACCCAGTTCAATGCAGTCTTCAACCAGTGGGACACAGATGTGCAAAAGTCCAAGGATAACGAGGAGAAACTACTG AGCATGTTCCAGCACCAGCAGAAAATGTTTCAGCACATGAGGGCCTCCCAAAGCCAGAGACTGAAGACTCTCAAGCAGCTGCTAGAGCAGTACATCCAG AGCCTTGATACAATGGAGAAGACCCATATCAGCCAGCAGGGTGCAGTACAGGGCGAGCTGCGCCAGGAAATGGCACTGTTTCAGAAAAAGATCCTCATGGACACA CAACAGCAAGAGATGGCTACAGTGCGCAAGTCTCTGCAGACGATGCTGATGTAA